In the Archocentrus centrarchus isolate MPI-CPG fArcCen1 chromosome 11, fArcCen1, whole genome shotgun sequence genome, ATATAATGGAAACTAAAAAGAAGTGAGCATAGTAGTACATCTTTGCAGTAGAATAAAAGTACTAACATTTCTCTTATTGTGGCATCATTAAATGTGCCTGACAATTATAATGTAATGAAGTATTTTTAATACTACTTTACTTGTGATAAAGCACTGGTCATAccataaattttattttctttcctctgtaAGGAAATGGTCAACGTTCAGAGTTTGGTGTATCCACTGCAGGGGTGAGTGAGGCTTTCCTGTAAATCACATGAGTACCATTTAAAGTAGGGGCCTGCTCACTCGGTGCTTTCAGTTTCGTTCCTCCACTGCAGAGATGGTGAGTAGCAGCTTTTCGCTGCCGTCTTCTTAGCCACCAAATGATAATCATTCTgacaggttttatttttattattggtgCAGTATTTACTTACATTTGTTTTCTCTCATGTTTGAAATAGGCTGACCCAGAGCAAAAAAGGTGAGTCTGCAGATTGTGCTGAAGCAAATGTTATCAGCGCTCTGGTGTCTTTTTAAATCCTGAACTACTCAATCATTGTGATTTTAGAAAAGAAGAATTCCTGAAAAGTCAAGAGGCTTTCAGAGAAAATGCCTTCATTATTATCAAGAAGATGGATGACTGGTCTAACATGACACCACGAAGTAAACACTTAGTGGACGAGGTGGGTAACCTTTGACTCTCTGAACACAGTCCTGGTATTTAATTTGTAATTTAACAataagaaaacatgttttcactCAGATTCTTCACAGCATCTTCTTTCTGGGAAAAATCAACCTAGTCCCCTTTTCTCCAGAAGACATATTTTGTGATAGGGATATTCTGGATGCCTTAAAGGAAAAATATTCCAGGCCTTTTCAATTTTATGATAAGCAGCTTCCCAGGCGGAGTCCGTTCTCCTGTGTGCTCGACATGGTAAGATAACTGTTCTAACATTTTCAATCCATCGAACTTCCAGTTTCAAGCCAAGATTAATGCAAAGTTGATATTATATAATACATATGTGTTTTTATATAATctttatatttcaaaataacATTACAGCTACCACTGTTAACACATTTGTTATTTGGagtaaatccatccattttaaatgtattgaaagcaaacaaaaaataaattaaatcttaTGCATGAATtacatcaatttaaaaaaaaaaacactttaatgaTAAATCTCCACAGTCATTAAAATGAAGGTAGAATTTAGATTGCAGGTGTCATATTTTAGtaatatttttaactgtttccaGATTGTcctgcagaaaaaaacagagaatgAAGAGGAAATAAAGAAGAGTCTGCGAGATCTCATCAAAGACTTGAAGGATGGCATCTTGGCCTCCTCCACCATCTGTATTTCTCAGAAATCCAAAGCCGACCAAAGTTCGGCACGATACTACGGCGTCTCCATGTCCAAAACTTGTCATAGAATTACTAGAAAACTTCTGATTCCTGCCTCCTGTTTGAGCAAATGGGATGAATATGTAGCTGGTGCTGTGATGACCTACTGTCCCCACGACATCAAGAAAAATTACTTTGATGGAACCATTGAAGTACCTGAAAACATCAGGTGTGAGGCATTTAGTCTCACTGATGATTATATAAAGATGGATCCATGCAGATCATGTCACAACTTGTTTGGCTTGAACacagaagaaacaaaagagTGGCCTTATGGCAACTGTGCTGAACCTGAGAGCCTGAGCAACTTGCTTAAAAGTGAGGAAGTAGTTAAAAATCACACACGTGTACACCAAAACGCACCTGAAAACTGGCAGAAAGCCAAGACAGAGGTTCTTAAGGAGCTTACGAATATGTTGAAAGTAAAGAATTTCAAATGGACAGGTGACTTTTACGAACCATTCTGAGTGTGAGATATTGTGAAAAGGTCTGCATATGGTGACCTAACCGATCAGCTTTGATGTGATTCTGATGAATAAAAGATATTCTGCTCCTACAGCATGAGTGTGGATTTGCTGCAATCACAAACATTAGCACGCTTTATTATCTTAAACTGTTTATGCTCATTGTTATGTGCTTGTGAAACTTTGTGACAATTATGAGACTAAATGTCAGCATGTTAGCATGAAGTATGCAAAAGACTAAAAAGATGTGTTAATCATGTGGTTCATAATAAAATGCAGAATATGATATTAACCAAagttccttttttcccctcttgaaAGCATTAATATTAAgcgaatgttatcagtccattaaatggaCGTTATCAACGATTATCAGACCCTTAGTTAATAAGGGCCAGTAGGTGCCGTCTCCACCTCCTAGCCGGCAAAAAGGTTGTTATCATCGTTCTAATCGAGGATCACTATTCCGGTGTGACGTGGACTGGAGTGGATCTGGATTCAGCTGAAATTAGTGATAACGGCCTACTGAGACGGCTACCAGGTGCAGGAGGGCCAGTCTGAACTAGAGTTATGGGACTGAAAACtgttaataaagtgcatttaaggactgataacattcgcATCAGCTGAATTAGAGCGATAGCTGCTGCTGGGAGGAACTACGATGAATCCAGATCCACTCCAGacacctttctttctttttgtttttcttagtgTGCTGTGCtggctttcttgcatttttctTGAACTTGCTTTTTTTGTGAATGCTAAATTTTCTGTTATAATTGTGGTCTGTTGTATTGAATGTAACAGTTTAAACTAGTTTAAAATCCATATTTTAAGCCCCTATCATTCTTTATTCTAAAACTAAAAATCTAAAACTAAAACGAACTAATGCCGTAATACCAAAGCTAGCCAATCTGCAgagacttattttattttatatatttattaaattaaagctTCCTGCAGCAGTTTGGGCTTTCTACACCTTAATGCAAGGAGTTTACTGTCTAAAATGGACCAACTTAGGGTGTGGGTTGATTGTGCTAGACCTGAAATTG is a window encoding:
- the LOC115788199 gene encoding uncharacterized protein LOC115788199 — encoded protein: MADPEQKRKEEFLKSQEAFRENAFIIIKKMDDWSNMTPRSKHLVDEILHSIFFLGKINLVPFSPEDIFCDRDILDALKEKYSRPFQFYDKQLPRRSPFSCVLDMIVLQKKTENEEEIKKSLRDLIKDLKDGILASSTICISQKSKADQSSARYYGVSMSKTCHRITRKLLIPASCLSKWDEYVAGAVMTYCPHDIKKNYFDGTIEVPENIRCEAFSLTDDYIKMDPCRSCHNLFGLNTEETKEWPYGNCAEPESLSNLLKSEEVVKNHTRVHQNAPENWQKAKTEVLKELTNMLKVKNFKWTGDFYEPF